One Paenibacillus riograndensis SBR5 DNA segment encodes these proteins:
- a CDS encoding energy-coupling factor ABC transporter ATP-binding protein, which produces MDAVDLMRMAEINSVRSLESELLEKENGIDMDYSLAFEDVVFHYPDTVEPALRGLTAAIPRGCKTALLGHNGSGKSTLFLHAVGLLRPQTGTVRQAGLPVSYAKKELAALRRRVGLVFQDPEQQLILSTPLEDISFGLRGTGMPEAEITARCAAVLELLNLTALKDKPIHQLSLGQKKRTALAGVIAMEPELILLDEPTSYLDPLSEAQLLDGLDSIHRKGTTVVMATHDMNLAYRWADWIIVLDQGVCRAAGAPEAIFAGGELLQAMGLALPLLAELWHSLPPRVTAGHAAPRNAEEFKAALSSLLGEGPGER; this is translated from the coding sequence GTGGATGCTGTGGACCTGATGAGAATGGCAGAGATCAATTCAGTGAGAAGTCTGGAATCGGAACTGCTGGAGAAGGAGAACGGCATAGATATGGATTACAGTTTAGCCTTCGAGGATGTCGTATTTCATTATCCGGACACGGTGGAGCCAGCGCTCCGGGGGCTGACAGCAGCGATTCCCAGAGGCTGCAAAACAGCCCTGCTTGGACATAACGGTTCCGGCAAATCAACCTTGTTCCTGCATGCGGTTGGCCTGCTGCGGCCGCAAACGGGAACGGTCCGGCAAGCGGGACTGCCCGTATCCTATGCCAAAAAGGAGCTTGCCGCTCTGCGGCGCAGAGTCGGGCTGGTCTTTCAGGACCCTGAGCAGCAGCTCATTTTGAGTACTCCGCTGGAGGATATTTCTTTTGGGCTGCGGGGCACCGGTATGCCTGAGGCAGAAATAACGGCACGGTGTGCTGCGGTGCTGGAACTGCTTAACCTTACCGCGCTGAAGGATAAACCGATTCATCAGCTCAGTCTGGGCCAGAAAAAGCGAACTGCGCTCGCAGGGGTGATAGCGATGGAGCCGGAGCTGATCTTGCTCGACGAGCCAACCTCCTATCTGGACCCGCTGTCGGAGGCGCAGCTTCTGGATGGCCTGGACAGCATACACCGTAAGGGTACCACAGTGGTGATGGCTACGCATGATATGAATCTCGCCTACCGCTGGGCGGACTGGATCATTGTCCTCGATCAGGGCGTCTGCCGGGCGGCCGGAGCGCCGGAGGCTATTTTTGCCGGCGGGGAGCTGCTGCAGGCGATGGGCCTGGCGCTCCCGCTGCTGGCTGAGCTGTGGCACAGCCTGCCTCCGCGCGTAACGGCGGGGCACGCAGCTCCCCGGAATGCGGAGGAGTTCAAGGCGGCGCTGAGCAGTCTGCTGGGCGAAGGCCCGGGGGAGAGATGA
- the cbiQ gene encoding cobalt ECF transporter T component CbiQ codes for MIRRIDVISCSNALSQVSPMWKSLFAAVMFALAYVLHPALQVLITLWMMLWCLQYAKIPPRAYGQLFGTALLFYGLSLPALLVELGRPAAGEAALYLPIPGTAQFLYMTRAGGVRAALLLARISACLACCLFIMLTTPFGELLQVLRRLRMPQIVLELMLVMYRFLFLLDDAAHGLLLARRLRGGRRGFRSKLREAAGMAASLFANTMHRYYGLSQGLAARGFTGEILLPPYVRREVPRRFAFEAYAGIVLLAAAQLWMLWT; via the coding sequence ATGATCAGAAGAATTGATGTTATATCCTGCAGCAATGCCCTAAGCCAAGTGTCCCCGATGTGGAAAAGCCTCTTCGCAGCCGTCATGTTCGCCCTTGCTTATGTGCTGCATCCGGCCCTTCAGGTTCTCATTACGCTGTGGATGATGCTGTGGTGCCTGCAATATGCCAAAATCCCGCCGCGCGCCTACGGACAGTTGTTTGGCACTGCGCTGCTATTCTACGGCCTCAGCCTGCCGGCACTGCTGGTGGAGCTGGGTCGTCCGGCAGCCGGGGAGGCCGCCCTGTACCTGCCGATTCCGGGCACAGCCCAGTTTCTGTACATGACCCGGGCAGGAGGCGTGCGGGCAGCGCTGCTGCTGGCGCGGATATCGGCCTGTCTGGCCTGCTGCCTGTTCATCATGTTGACCACGCCGTTCGGCGAGCTGCTGCAGGTGCTCCGCAGGCTGCGGATGCCGCAGATCGTGCTGGAGCTGATGCTGGTCATGTACCGGTTCCTGTTCCTGCTGGACGATGCCGCCCATGGCCTGCTGCTGGCCCGGCGGCTGCGCGGAGGCCGCAGGGGCTTCAGATCCAAGCTGCGGGAGGCTGCAGGTATGGCAGCGTCCTTGTTCGCAAACACCATGCACCGTTACTATGGGCTGTCGCAGGGGCTTGCTGCCCGGGGGTTTACCGGGGAGATTCTATTACCGCCGTATGTGAGGCGGGAAGTGCCCCGAAGGTTTGCCTTTGAGGCGTATGCGGGAATCGTCCTGCTGGCGGCGGCACAGCTGTGGATGCTGTGGACCTGA
- a CDS encoding energy-coupling factor ABC transporter substrate-binding protein produces MKNKWKNLLMLLAVVLLVVLPLLFVNGEFGGADDAAEGAITEIDPAYKPWFKPLAELPGETESMLFALQAAIGAGVIGYTLGLLKGRQGRQKLNDQKN; encoded by the coding sequence ATAAAGAACAAATGGAAAAACCTGCTGATGCTGCTCGCGGTGGTTCTGCTGGTGGTCCTGCCGCTGCTGTTCGTGAACGGGGAGTTCGGCGGGGCCGATGATGCGGCAGAGGGTGCAATTACAGAGATTGACCCTGCATATAAGCCCTGGTTCAAGCCGCTGGCTGAGCTGCCGGGTGAAACGGAGAGCATGTTATTCGCGCTGCAGGCGGCTATCGGCGCAGGGGTGATCGGCTATACGCTGGGTCTTTTGAAGGGGAGACAAGGCCGGCAGAAGCTGAATGATCAGAAGAATTGA
- a CDS encoding DUF6171 family protein, with protein sequence MATTSACKGCRDDYKVTEAQIARILASSMFNEGNTASDQVYAERIALCSTCPKLQDGVTCTACGCIIPVVARLKARGCPLPGGGLWQPVNGSKIN encoded by the coding sequence ATGGCCACAACCTCTGCCTGCAAAGGCTGCCGGGATGATTATAAGGTCACGGAAGCGCAGATCGCCCGTATACTGGCGTCATCGATGTTCAATGAAGGCAATACCGCGTCAGATCAGGTGTATGCGGAGCGGATCGCACTTTGCAGTACCTGCCCCAAGCTCCAGGATGGGGTGACCTGCACTGCCTGCGGCTGCATCATCCCGGTTGTTGCCCGGCTGAAGGCGCGCGGCTGTCCGCTTCCCGGCGGCGGCCTGTGGCAGCCGGTTAACGGCTCCAAAATCAACTGA
- a CDS encoding energy-coupling factor ABC transporter permease encodes MNKRSYWRFTVLVGVFAVYLLLNEPGTAEAMHIMEGFLPVGWAVFWWAAFLPFFFLGVRKLTRMTRDNPELKLLLGLSGAFTFVLSALKMPSVTGSSSHPTGTGLGAVMLGPLPMSVTGSIVLLFQALLLAHGGITTLGANAFSMAVAGPFAGYAVYKLIMRLGEREKLAVFFAAAVADLMTYVVTSFQLAVAFPSADGGVLASMAKFGGIFAVTQIPLAVSEGLLTVLLWNWLKAYSPQELSLLKRGAKGGNTL; translated from the coding sequence ATGAACAAACGGAGCTATTGGCGTTTCACGGTACTGGTCGGCGTATTTGCCGTTTATCTTCTGCTGAATGAGCCGGGTACGGCGGAAGCAATGCACATTATGGAGGGATTTTTACCGGTTGGCTGGGCGGTGTTCTGGTGGGCGGCTTTTTTGCCGTTCTTTTTCCTGGGCGTCCGCAAGCTCACAAGGATGACCCGGGACAACCCGGAGCTGAAGCTGTTGCTGGGTTTATCCGGAGCGTTCACCTTTGTGCTCTCAGCGCTCAAAATGCCCTCGGTTACGGGAAGCAGCTCTCATCCGACGGGGACGGGACTTGGCGCAGTGATGCTGGGTCCGCTGCCGATGAGCGTGACCGGTTCCATTGTGCTGCTGTTCCAGGCACTGCTGCTGGCGCACGGTGGAATCACCACGCTTGGCGCGAACGCCTTCTCCATGGCAGTGGCCGGGCCTTTTGCCGGTTATGCGGTCTATAAGCTGATTATGAGGCTGGGCGAACGCGAAAAGCTGGCGGTATTCTTCGCGGCTGCGGTAGCGGATCTGATGACCTATGTGGTCACTTCCTTTCAGCTTGCGGTGGCTTTTCCGTCTGCGGATGGCGGTGTGCTGGCTTCCATGGCGAAATTCGGCGGTATTTTTGCTGTGACCCAGATTCCGCTGGCGGTCAGCGAGGGGCTGTTGACAGTGCTGCTATGGAACTGGCTGAAGGCCTACAGTCCACAGGAGCTGTCCCTGCTTAAACGGGGAGCCAAGGGAGGAAATACACTGTGA
- a CDS encoding sugar phosphate isomerase/epimerase family protein: MTSLQDCAVSTYVYIGRPLAEAIELLAAEGWKHIEIMCEGRHGELLEWTADQLASLARKGEDLGIRWSIHAPITGCNPAAEDEQQRAEAETLLLETLRAADVLGCSYVVLHAGELPAAGTEGTAAEPGAASLPEEAAAEAGAGAAAVDPREAAKVRVVRFLQRILAETAGSAAVIALENVPPYPGLLGTEVTELLELAARVDSSRIGLVFDSGHALMAGKERCLLMLQQAMHRLIALHLSDNAAEQDEHLGLGQGKVPLEAMLAGLTAGGFRGAWVLELRHPGDLLPSAARLHHLRKQYQAVYGIEPVPGIR, encoded by the coding sequence ATGACGTCATTACAGGACTGCGCGGTCTCTACTTATGTCTACATCGGCCGTCCGCTGGCTGAGGCTATTGAATTACTGGCCGCTGAGGGCTGGAAGCACATTGAGATTATGTGCGAAGGCAGGCATGGGGAGCTGCTGGAATGGACGGCAGACCAGTTGGCTTCACTGGCCCGCAAAGGCGAGGACCTTGGCATCCGCTGGAGCATCCATGCGCCGATCACCGGCTGCAATCCGGCGGCAGAGGATGAGCAGCAGCGTGCGGAGGCGGAAACGCTGCTGCTGGAAACGCTGCGTGCTGCCGATGTGCTGGGCTGCAGCTACGTGGTGCTGCATGCGGGCGAACTGCCTGCTGCGGGCACTGAGGGGACAGCAGCGGAGCCAGGGGCGGCATCGCTGCCGGAAGAGGCAGCGGCCGAGGCAGGTGCTGGAGCGGCAGCCGTTGATCCGCGGGAAGCGGCCAAGGTGCGGGTGGTGCGTTTCCTCCAGCGGATACTGGCGGAGACTGCCGGTTCTGCGGCAGTTATCGCGCTGGAGAATGTTCCCCCGTACCCCGGGCTGCTAGGGACGGAGGTCACAGAGCTGCTGGAGCTGGCCGCGCGGGTGGATTCCTCCCGCATAGGCCTGGTATTCGACAGCGGCCATGCCCTGATGGCAGGCAAGGAACGCTGCCTGCTGATGCTGCAGCAGGCCATGCACCGTCTGATCGCGCTGCATCTCAGCGACAATGCCGCAGAGCAGGATGAGCACCTGGGGCTCGGCCAGGGCAAGGTGCCGCTGGAGGCGATGCTCGCCGGGCTGACGGCAGGCGGCTTCAGGGGCGCCTGGGTGCTGGAGCTGCGGCATCCCGGAGATCTGCTGCCGTCCGCAGCCAGACTTCACCATTTACGGAAGCAATACCAGGCTGTTTATGGCATTGAACCTGTCCCGGGAATAAGGTAG
- a CDS encoding 5'-3' exonuclease — protein sequence MSSEPKGRVMIVDGMALLFRAFYATAYGGYIRKTKAGLPTNAVYGFLQYFFDAVSTFEPSHVVCCWDMGKGTFRTEKYDGYKSNRIDAPLELIPQFDLVKEVVAELGVPNIGLAGYEADDCIGTLASCYSGESEVYILTGDHDMLQLVSDSVKVVIMKKGRSNYKVYDPAELLEERGLTPAQVIDLKGFMGDTSDNYPGVRGIGEKTALKLLSEYGTVEGVIENLHLLPKGVRAKIEADLDMLHLSRELAEIRCDVPVVCTLTECLWELQREKAARKFQELEFGSLLHLVGPVKDEQGIVQIELGDLG from the coding sequence ATGAGTTCAGAACCAAAGGGCCGGGTAATGATCGTTGACGGAATGGCTCTGCTGTTCCGGGCTTTTTATGCGACCGCCTATGGCGGATATATCCGCAAGACTAAGGCCGGACTGCCGACGAATGCGGTGTACGGGTTTTTGCAGTATTTTTTCGATGCGGTCAGCACGTTCGAGCCTTCCCATGTAGTGTGCTGCTGGGATATGGGCAAGGGGACCTTCCGTACGGAGAAGTATGACGGCTACAAATCGAACCGGATTGATGCGCCGCTGGAGCTGATTCCGCAATTCGATCTGGTCAAAGAGGTAGTAGCCGAGCTTGGCGTGCCGAATATCGGTCTGGCAGGCTATGAAGCGGATGACTGCATCGGCACGCTGGCTTCGTGCTACAGCGGGGAATCCGAGGTCTACATTCTGACCGGGGATCATGACATGCTGCAGCTGGTCAGCGACAGCGTAAAGGTCGTGATTATGAAAAAAGGCCGCTCCAATTACAAGGTCTACGATCCGGCGGAGCTGCTGGAGGAAAGAGGGCTTACCCCGGCCCAGGTAATTGACCTGAAGGGCTTCATGGGCGATACCAGCGACAACTACCCGGGGGTGCGCGGCATCGGGGAAAAGACGGCGCTGAAGCTGCTGAGTGAATACGGCACCGTGGAAGGCGTGATCGAGAACCTTCACCTGCTGCCCAAAGGGGTGCGGGCCAAAATCGAAGCCGACCTCGACATGCTCCATCTGTCCCGCGAGCTGGCCGAAATCCGCTGCGATGTGCCGGTGGTCTGTACGCTTACAGAATGCCTGTGGGAGCTGCAGCGGGAGAAAGCCGCACGCAAATTCCAGGAGCTGGAGTTCGGCAGCCTGCTGCATCTTGTCGGCCCGGTGAAGGATGAACAGGGGATTGTGCAGATTGAGCTGGGGGATCTGGGTTAA
- a CDS encoding ArsR/SmtB family transcription factor, with the protein MKLDLTEESLPVYEALSSAVRLRMLRLLAVQPMNVKELAAAARLSSAIMTMHVRKLEAAGLIRTHMAPGRSGLQKICTLAAEGAEIIFPAQAPAERKSHRKEIPVGLYSDFQIEPTCGLATVEKVIGNFDDPRYFWDLERMNAGILWFGKGYVEYKIPNFLLSSEQPEELVITMEIASEAPSINNNWPSDITFTLNGTKLGFWTSPGDYGDSRGKYTPSWWPALTNQYGLLKQLRVTPKGTFMDGQKLSGVTLDQVDIRSKQWTFRLSVEEDAEHIGGLTLFGKGFGNYNQDMLVELFYTEISGISDSPDAAGTP; encoded by the coding sequence ATGAAACTGGATCTTACCGAAGAATCCCTGCCTGTCTACGAAGCTTTATCGAGCGCCGTACGTCTCCGCATGCTCCGCCTGCTCGCCGTTCAGCCGATGAATGTCAAGGAGCTGGCAGCGGCAGCCCGGCTCAGCAGCGCGATCATGACGATGCATGTCCGCAAGCTGGAGGCGGCCGGACTGATCCGGACACATATGGCTCCCGGGCGGAGCGGTTTGCAAAAAATCTGCACGCTGGCGGCTGAAGGCGCAGAGATCATTTTCCCCGCTCAAGCCCCGGCGGAACGCAAAAGCCACCGCAAAGAGATACCGGTCGGCCTCTACTCCGACTTTCAGATCGAACCGACCTGCGGTCTGGCAACGGTAGAGAAGGTCATCGGCAATTTCGACGACCCGCGCTACTTCTGGGATCTGGAACGGATGAATGCAGGCATCCTCTGGTTCGGCAAAGGTTATGTCGAATACAAAATCCCCAACTTCCTCCTGTCCAGCGAGCAGCCGGAGGAGCTTGTCATTACAATGGAAATCGCCTCTGAAGCCCCCTCCATCAATAACAATTGGCCTTCGGATATCACCTTTACCTTGAACGGAACGAAGCTGGGCTTCTGGACCAGCCCCGGAGATTACGGAGACAGCAGAGGCAAATATACGCCGTCCTGGTGGCCCGCACTCACGAACCAATACGGGCTGCTCAAGCAGCTGCGGGTTACCCCCAAGGGGACCTTCATGGATGGGCAAAAGCTGTCCGGGGTCACGCTGGATCAAGTGGACATCCGCAGCAAGCAGTGGACGTTCAGACTGTCCGTGGAGGAGGATGCCGAGCATATCGGAGGGCTGACCCTGTTCGGCAAAGGATTCGGCAACTATAACCAGGACATGCTGGTTGAACTGTTCTATACGGAAATATCCGGCATATCCGACAGTCCTGACGCTGCCGGAACACCTTAA
- a CDS encoding alpha-N-arabinofuranosidase has translation MAQRVVLHTDIRKGTINRNIYGHFSEHLGRCIYEGIWVGEDSPIPNTKGIRNDVVEALKEIKVPVLRWPGGCFADEYHWKDGIGAREGRKRMINTHWGGTVENNHFGTHEFMELCAMLECEPYINGNVGSGTVQEMSEWVEYLTFNGVSPMAELRAKNGREEAWAVKYFGVGNENWGCGGNMRPEYYADLYRQYQTYVRNYGDNRIHRIACGPNADDYQWMEVLMREATRFMDSITLHYYTVPGATWEHKGAATGFDTAEYFTTLEKALRMEELVTRHSVIMDKYDPEKRVGLIVDEWGTWYDVEPGTNPGFLYQQNSIRDALVAGLTLNIFHKHSDRVRMANIAQTINVLQAVILTEGEKMLLTPTYHVFNMYKVHQDAELLDLTLDSGSYSFDGKEIPEVSASASVTAEGVIHVSLCNLNHASAAVLPLELRGLAGQAVDIAGTTLAGATIDAHNSFSEPEAVVPQPFTAFKLEGDTVTVELPAMSVTVLEITPKA, from the coding sequence ATGGCTCAGCGTGTTGTGCTTCATACGGATATCCGCAAGGGAACGATTAACCGGAATATTTATGGTCATTTTTCCGAGCATTTAGGACGTTGCATTTATGAAGGCATCTGGGTAGGGGAGGACTCTCCGATTCCGAACACCAAGGGCATCCGCAATGATGTTGTGGAAGCGCTTAAGGAGATCAAGGTGCCGGTGCTGCGCTGGCCGGGCGGCTGTTTTGCCGATGAATATCACTGGAAGGACGGCATCGGAGCGCGCGAAGGCCGCAAACGGATGATTAATACGCACTGGGGCGGCACGGTGGAGAACAACCATTTTGGAACGCATGAATTCATGGAGCTGTGCGCCATGCTGGAATGTGAACCGTACATCAACGGCAATGTGGGCAGCGGAACGGTGCAGGAAATGTCAGAATGGGTGGAATACCTGACCTTTAACGGCGTATCTCCGATGGCTGAGCTGCGGGCCAAGAACGGCCGGGAAGAGGCTTGGGCTGTGAAGTATTTTGGCGTGGGTAACGAAAACTGGGGCTGCGGGGGCAATATGCGTCCGGAATATTACGCTGACTTGTACCGCCAATACCAGACGTATGTGCGCAACTACGGGGACAACCGGATTCACCGGATCGCCTGCGGCCCGAATGCGGATGATTATCAATGGATGGAAGTGCTGATGCGCGAAGCCACGCGGTTTATGGACTCCATCACGCTGCATTACTACACCGTTCCCGGCGCCACTTGGGAGCACAAAGGTGCGGCTACCGGCTTTGATACTGCGGAATATTTCACCACTCTGGAAAAAGCGCTGCGCATGGAAGAGCTGGTCACCCGCCACAGCGTCATTATGGACAAATATGATCCGGAGAAAAGAGTCGGCCTGATCGTCGATGAGTGGGGAACCTGGTATGATGTGGAGCCGGGTACGAACCCGGGGTTCCTGTACCAGCAGAACTCGATCCGCGATGCGCTGGTTGCCGGTCTGACGCTGAATATTTTCCACAAGCACAGCGACCGTGTGCGGATGGCGAACATTGCCCAGACGATCAACGTGCTGCAGGCCGTCATCCTTACCGAAGGCGAAAAAATGCTGCTGACTCCGACCTATCATGTATTTAATATGTACAAGGTGCATCAGGATGCCGAGCTGCTGGATCTGACGCTGGACAGCGGGTCTTACAGCTTTGACGGCAAGGAGATTCCGGAAGTTTCGGCGTCGGCTTCGGTAACGGCCGAGGGTGTGATTCATGTCAGCCTGTGCAACCTGAATCATGCGTCTGCGGCTGTGCTTCCGCTGGAGCTGCGCGGCCTTGCCGGCCAAGCGGTGGATATTGCCGGCACCACGCTTGCCGGGGCAACCATTGATGCCCATAACTCGTTCAGCGAACCGGAAGCGGTTGTTCCGCAGCCGTTCACAGCCTTTAAGCTGGAAGGGGATACTGTTACTGTCGAGCTGCCGGCCATGTCGGTAACAGTACTGGAAATTACACCAAAAGCTTGA